The stretch of DNA CCCATCCAGCAAGCCAAACTCGTACTTGGTATCAACCAGAATAATACCGCGCTCAGCCATCCACTGCGAAGCGAAGTTGAAGAGTTCCAGCGCCTTCACCCGCATCTGCTCATACAGCTCCGCCGTCACCCAGCCTTCTGCCACCAGGTTCTCCGGCGTAATCTCGCGGTCTGACTCCTCCTTGGTGGTGGGCGTCACGATGGGCTCGGGGAACTGCTGGTGCTTGGTCAGGCCATCCGGCACCGTCACGCCCGAGAAGGTGCGCTGGCCTTGCTGGTAGCCGCGCCACATGGAGCCCGTGAGGTAGTTCCGCACCACCATCTCCACCCGAATCGGCTCGGCTTCCTTGGCCAGCGTCACGTTTGGGTCGAGCAGGCTGATAACGTGGTTTGGGATGATGTGCTGAGTTTTGTCGAACCAAAATGCGGCCAGCCCATTCAGCACCGCGCCTTTATGGGCCACAGGCGTTTCCAGCACCGAGTCGAAGGCCGACAGACGGTCGGTTACCACGATGAGCCGTTCACCCGAAGGAGCGCGGTACGAGTCTCGAACTTTGCCGCGGTGCAGGAGTTCGAGCTGAGGAGTATCGAAGTGGTTGAGGGTGTTCATACAACGAGTTAGCAGCCGGCACTAGGTCAGCGGAATGCGGAGGTGTCTAGGATGAAAACTGGCTGGCTTCTTGGGGTGTGGCAGCGGTTTGGTGCTGGCTTTGTACGTGTTCCACAATGTTGCGGAACAAGCGTAGGCCATCCCCTTCCTCGCTCAGGCCGGGGTTCTGACGCTTGCGCCGGGCCCAGTCGGGGTGGTTATAGAGTGAGAGGAAAGCTTCGGGGTGCGGCATCAGCCCGAAAACCTGGCCGGTAGTATCAGTCAAGCCAGCGCAGTTCAGGTCGGCGCCGTTGGGGTTGTGCGGGTATACGTCCGTAGGTGAGCCGTCGAAATCGGTGTAGGCCAGGCAATTCAAAGCGCGAGCTTCGATTTGAGCTAAGGTTTCTTCGCCTTTGATGATGAGGCGGCCTTCTCCGTGGCGCACGGGCACCTCCATGGATTCAATGCCTTTCAGGAAGGGCGAGTTCGACTTGGGGTTGACTTTCAGGCGCACCCACCGGTCTTCGTAGCGGCCCGAGGCATTGTGCGTCAGGGTTACTTCGGGGGTTACGTTGCCGCTCAGGTTGGGCAATAGGCCTAGCTTCACGAGCACCTGGAAGCCGTTGCAGATGCCCATCACGAACTTGCCGTTGGCAATGAACTGCTTGATATCGTCGAGCAGGGTGCGGCCCTCGGCGTTCTTGCGGTAGCGCAGCTTGTTAGCCAGCACCACCCCCGAGCCTAGGTCGTCGCCAAACGAAAAGCCACCGGGGAAGTTCAGGATGTCGTAGTTGTGGATGCTGACGTGGCCGTGCAGCACCTGGTTCAGATGCACGATGGTTGGCTCGGCGCCGGCTAGCTTGTAGGCGGCGGCAAACTCCTCCTCGCAATTGATACCGAAGCCCGTCAGGATGAGGGCGCGCACTGGCTGCTGGGCAGCAGCTCTCTCAGTTGAGTGGCCTAGGGGCTCAGTAGATTCATGACCAGCATTTACGCTCTTGAACCCGAGCACCTGCATGCTCCCGTCCGCATCGGTAATGGGGGCAGTATGGTCGTGCTGCGGGCGCGGGGGCGTGTTCAGGTCCGGCAGTTTGGGTTGTTCTTCCATTAGGATTGCGCCGCTTCGTGCTGGCCGAAGCCGATAATTCTGTTTACTGGGCCATTCGTCCACTCATGGCGTAGGGCCGCCGTGCTGGCCGAAATGACCGTCTGGCCGCCGTGGCGCACCGTGAGCTGGCCGTCCTGGGTTATCACACCGAGGCGGGTAGCGCGGGCGCCGAAGTGCTGCTCGAACGCCACCACATCTTCCGGAGCCACTGTGGCCACGAAACGGGAGTGCGACTCCGAGAACAGTTGCGCTGACAAGCCTAGGCCAGTAGCGGGCAACTCCACATCGGCGCCAAAGCCATGACCAAACGTGGCTTCTGCCAAGGCCACCGCCAGGCCACCATCCGACAAGTCATGACAAGACTGGATGAGGCCGTTGTCGTTAGCTTGGCCCATCAGTGCGTACAGGGCTTTGGCTTCTTCGAACCGAACCTTAGGCACGTTGGCGCCTATCTCCCCGAAGAGCTGGTAGAACTCCGAGCCGCCCAGCTCGTCGTAGGTTTCGCCCAACAGATACACCACGTCGTCGGCTTGCTTGAAGTCGGAGGTGATGGTGCGGCGGACGTCCTCAATTTTGGCGGTCATCGAATACAGGACCGTCGGCGGAACGGAAATCTTCACGCCATCGGCCTTGAAGTCGTTCTTCATCGAGTCCTTACCCGACGTGAGCGGGATGCAGTAAGCCGCCGTAGCATCGCGTAGGGCCTGGCACATGCGCACCAGCTTGGCTAGCTTGTGCTTGCCATCGGGGTTAGTGGCGGGGTCGTACACCGAGTCGGGCACGCAGAAGTTGTCGTTCACGGACCAGAAGTTGCCGTCGCCGTAGCTCAGGTTGGGCAGCTTACCTCCTACCGCTACAATCTGGCGCACGGCCTCGTCAAATGCGCCAGCCGACATATGGTAAGCATCTAAATCACCAAAGCGGGGCAGAATGCCGTTGCTCACGGCCACGCCTTCCCAGCTCTCAAAGTTGAAGCGCACCACGGCGGCATCCTGCGGAGCCTGACCGGTAGCGCCCATGAGCGGCTTGATAATGGTGCGGCCCTTCACCTCGTGGTCGTACTGCCGAATCACCGATTCGCGGGAGCAGATGTTGAGCGAGCCCAGCAGGCGGCTCAGCACGTCGGTATAGTCGAGGTTAGTGGGTAGTACGGGCTCCTGGGCGGTGGGCTTGGTCCACTCGGCTTCCAGCACTTTGCGCGGCACGCCTTCGTGCAAGAAGTGCATGTTCAGCTTAGCTACTGAGGTGCCGTCGAAGCGGACATCCAGGCTGCCATCAGCGGTGAAGTAGCCAATGTCGGTCAACTCCACTTCCATCTCCTGGCCTAGGGCCATCAGTTCAGCCATCTTGCTCGGCTCCACGGCCAGCGAGAACCGCTCCTGCGACTCCGACACGAAGATTTCCCAGGGCCGTAGGCCAGGATACTTCAACGGTACTTTCTCCAGCTCCACCACGGCACCACCGCTAATAGTAGCCAGTTCGCCAATGCTGGAGGACAAGCCGCCGGCACCATTATCGGTGCTGCACTTGATGAGGCCGCGGCGAGTAGCCAGGATCAGGAAGTCCATGGCCAGCTTCTGCGTAATCGGCGAGCCGATCTGCACAGCTGTGGCGGGCGAAGTTTCGTCTAGCTCAATGCTGGAGAACGTGGCGCCGTGGATACCATCTTTACCCACCCGACCACCGGCCATGATGATGCGGTCCTGAGCGTCAATAGTTTTCTCCCACGAGTCGAGGCCAGCCAGTTGCATGGGCATTACGGCACCAGTGCCGCAGTACACCAAGGGCTTACCAGCGTACCGGTCATCGAACACAATGGCCCCGTTCACCGTCGGCACGCCCGACTTGTTGCCGCCATCCTCAATACCCTTACGTACGCCCTCGAAAATGCGGCGCGGGTGCAGTTGGTTGCTTAACAAGGTGCCGTTAAACTCGGGGTTACCGAAGCACAGTACGTTGGTATTGAACAGCAGCCGCCCCCCCCCAATGCCTGTAGCCAATGGGTCGCGGTTGTTGCCTAAGATGCCAGTAATAGCTCCACCGTAAGGGTCGATGGCTGAGGGCGAGTTGTGGGTTTCCACCTTCCACACAAACAACGACTCCGGGTTAATGCGCACGGCGCCGGCGTTGTCGCTGAACACCTTAATCAGCCAGTCATTGCCGTTGGCGCGGAGCTGGCGGTCTACCTCGGAGGTGGCGTTTTTAATATAGGTTTTGAACAAGGAGTCCACTTCGAACTCCTCGCCCGTGTCAGCATCCTTGTACTTAATGACGGCGCTGAACTCCTTGTGCTTGCAGTGCTCTGACCAGGTCTGAGCAATGATTTCCAGCTCGCAGTCCGTCGGGTCCTGAGGTAGGCCAGCGGCCTGGCGCTCCTCGGCAATGCCCGTGTAATGGTCGCGCACGGCGCGCATTTCCTCCAGGTTCAGGGCGTAGAGGTTGTCTTTCGACAGCTTAACCAGTTCCTCATCGGAGAGGCCTACCAGCGGCACAGTGTCCGTAATAGATTCGGCCCCACCGCCCGGCCGCGGCGTGTAGTCGCGAATCTGGGCTATGGGGCCGACCTCGAAGCGGTTGATCATTTTGTTGCCGAGCAAGTCTTCGGCCAGGCGGCGCAGACTACTCTCGGGCAGCTCGTGCTCCAGGAAGTAGAGCCGTTTGCTAAAGATGTGCTGGGTATGGGTGTCCAGCGGCTGGTTCAGGAAGTCGCCGAGGGCGTTCTGGGCCGAGATGCCTTCGTCGTCGGTCACGCCGGGCAGCTTGGCCACCAAAATGTAGCTTTTGTATTCGGAGCCGTGGCGGAACTCATCGAGGGCCACGTCGTGCAGCACTGGGTCCTGGAGGCAGTGGGTGGCGAAGTCGCGCAGTTGCTCGTCGCTCACGGGGTAGCGCACCGTGTAGAGGGCGGTGCTTTGCACCCGGCCAGTAGAGAGGCCTAGGTGGCGTTGGGCAGCTTCGGCTACACGTTGGCCCTCGCCATCATGTTGGCCGGGCTTGAGCAGAAGCTGTATGGTTCTTTGGGTAGAGTCCAAAAGGAAGGTGGTTATCTATTTTTCGGGTTTCCCACGCTAGGCCAGTTGCCCACGTGAGGAAGCATACCCCAAGCAGGGTACGCCGAAAATGCCTTGCTTGGCTACCGGTTGTAGCGAAGTAGGTTTAAGAAAACGCTTTTTCCGGCCGACTGCCGGGTTTCACCACCGGAATACCTGCCCGGCAAAGCGGGCAATCATCGGGTGCGTAGGTGGCCGCCGTTACCGGCAGCAGTGCAAAGTTCGGAAAAGTTAGCTCAGCTTTCCCACCCGTGCGGTCAATTAAACTTGCCACGGCTAAAACTTTTGCGCCCAAGCCCTCTAGCACTCGCGCTACTTCGTTGGTGCTCTTGCCGGTAGTTACCACGTCTTCGGCAATAACAATTTTTTGGCCTGGCTCAATGGTAAAGCCCCGCCGCAGGGTCATCTGCCCGGTATCGTCGCGCTCCGTGAAAATGCCAGGGACACCCAACTGGCGGGCCAGTTCATACCCAATCACCACGCCACCCATAGCCGGACCAACTACTACATCAGGCTGTAAGCCCGCCTCTTGAATCTGCCGGGCCAGCTCCGCTGCGGCTGGCGCTGCTAGATCGGGCCGGCGCAGGAACCGGGCGCACTGCACATAGGTATCAGAATGCAAGCCAGAAGAAAGACGGAAGTGGCCGCGCAGCAGTGCATCTTCTTGTAGCAGTTGCTGCTCTAGCGTTTCGGAGGTAAAGGGGGGTTGGGTGGAAGTCATTTAGATTTTATTCTGCGCCTTCTGTTGAAATGATTACTTGTTCTGAGCCAACTGAAAGAGATAGTAATAAGTCAAGCTCTTCATCCTGGGCAGCAATAACCAACACTGGATATTCTTGCTGGGCTTTTAGAACGTACTCTACCCTTTCAATTTTTACAGCTAATGTGAGAGACCCATTAAGTGGAATATGAGCATGCCATCCTTCCTGTATCAAACCCTCCGTAATTAATCCTATTAGGTAGAACTCTTTACGTCGTGGAATAGCGAAGCTGTCAATAACCTCAAACTTTCCTTGTACTGACTCATGATTGATGAACATCGACACTATATAAGCTGAGCCTAAGCCACTACCGGCCGGAACTGGTTAATCTGCTCTACCAGTTCCCGCGCTGCGGCGCCAGCATCTGCCGCTTGCCACAACGCGCGCGACGTATTAATCAGAAGACCGGAGCCATCAGCGCGCAGGCCTGCTTTTAATGTGGCTTGCAGGTCGCCGCCTTGGGCACCTACACCGGGCACCAGGAACCACTGCTGGGGCGTGAGACGGCGCATGCGGGCAACAGCTTCGGCGTTGGTGGCACCTACTACTAGGCCTATACCGCCGTGCTGCTCATCGAGTTTACGGGCCACGCTGGCGGCACAATCAGACAATGAACCACCACGGGTGAGGGCCACATCTTGTAGAGAGTGAGTAGGCTTATTACTGGTTTTGGCTAGCACGAACACCAGCTTACCTGGCCTAGCGAAGGGCACAATGGCATCGTCGCCCATGTATGGATTTACTGTCACGCCATCGGCCCCAATCACATCATAGGCGAACTTGGCGTAGTGGTCGGCGGTGTTGGCAATGTCGCCGAACTTGCCATCCAGAATTACTGGAATGCTTTCGGGGATGCGCTGCACGGTTTCGCGCAGCAGCTTCACGCCATCTTCCCGGCTCAGAAAAAAGGCTAGGTTGGGCTTGAAGGCGGCGGCGTACTCACTGGTTTGGTCGATAACTTCGGCCAGGCGGCGCGCTACCTGCCCATCGTCGCCCACAGGGTCAAGCCCGACACAGAGAAGAGAATTAGCGTACTGAACGCGTTGAAGTAGCTTTTCCATAGGGTGGGAAGTAGCGCAAACTTTGCAGTTCGTGGTTGGAGAAACAGGGTTCCTAACAAGCCTAGCTTAAGCTCGGGCTTGTGACGGTTCTGGCATCAAGTGTCCGCACTCAGCAGATAACCGGGCGGCTAGGCCAGGCTCCAGCCACTCGCCGCTGGCTACCTGCACGGCGCTGGCGCCGCACCGTAGGTAATCTGTAACGTGGCTGGCCGTAAATATCCCGCCGGTACCGAAGATAGGCAGTTTGATGTATTCATCGTGGGCCAGCTCCCACACGCAGCGAAGGGCCACCGGCCGCAACGCCTCTCCCGATAGGCCACCGGCCACGGGTGCAGCGGTAGCGTCGTCGGGGAGGTGCAGTCCTTTGAGCAGGTTGGTAGCAGCCAGCGCATCGGCTCCGCCCGCCTGCGCCCCAAGGGCCAGCCCGCGGATGTGCTCCGGCCACGGCGGCAGCTTCACAATTACGGTGGCTTCAGGGCCTAGCTCATTGCGCACCGCCTGGGTGGCTTCGCGCACAAACCTGGCGTTAAGCTCCTCGCCTTTTCCCGTATCGGGCTGGGCTATGTATACCTCTACGCCCGCAATCAGGTCGCGGGCTTCGCGGGACAGGAAACGCGCAATTTTGCGGAAGCCGGGGATGCCAGGGGCCGTGATGCTCACAAAGACCGGCACGCCGTAGCGGCGCAAATTGGGCAGGTGCTCCTGCACCAGAATTTCGGCGCTTTCGGTGCGCATGTTGGTGGCGTTGAGCAGGGTCTGGTCGGCTACTTGCCAAATGCCTTCCTCGTAGAGCCCGGGCTTAGGCTCCATGGTTACGGTGCGGGTGAAAATCGCCCCCAGCCGCTCGTAGCCCGTTCCATCTAGCTGCCAGGGTGCGGCCGCGAGGCACACAGGGTTCTGAAGCGTGAGTTTGCCGAGTTGCATAGGTGTTAAAAAGCTATGATTTCGCTGGCTAAGCGCCGCAGCAGCGGCGTGCAGCCCGCGAAATCAGATGATACTCCTTCTGGCCGGAGCCCAAGCAGCAAAGTATATGTTTTGCAGCCCCCGAAAAAACGAGGTGGCCAATTCGCGGACCGACTTACGTCAGAATCCCCCCTGATATCTATCACCCCGCATCATGTGCCACCTCGCCCCGTTGCCGCCGTTGGGTGGGCTCCGGGAAGTTCGGTTGCTGGTATCCCCATCCCCTACTCTTCCCTCGGGAGAGGCCGCTGGGGTGGGTAATGGAAAGCCCCTGGCGGAACCGGGCGCCTGCTAAGTTGTCGGACTAGATTACGTTGGCGCGGTTGATCAGGAACAATGCGCTGTCTTGAATGGTCTTTTGGTTAAGGGTGAATCGGGTTACCTGGACCATGCCTGCACCCAAGCGCAGCTTCACGTCGTGCTCCTTATGGAGGTTGAGGTACCAGAGGGCATTGTCGTTCATG from Hymenobacter taeanensis encodes:
- the pyrF gene encoding orotidine-5'-phosphate decarboxylase, whose protein sequence is MEKLLQRVQYANSLLCVGLDPVGDDGQVARRLAEVIDQTSEYAAAFKPNLAFFLSREDGVKLLRETVQRIPESIPVILDGKFGDIANTADHYAKFAYDVIGADGVTVNPYMGDDAIVPFARPGKLVFVLAKTSNKPTHSLQDVALTRGGSLSDCAASVARKLDEQHGGIGLVVGATNAEAVARMRRLTPQQWFLVPGVGAQGGDLQATLKAGLRADGSGLLINTSRALWQAADAGAAARELVEQINQFRPVVA
- a CDS encoding dihydroorotate dehydrogenase is translated as MQLGKLTLQNPVCLAAAPWQLDGTGYERLGAIFTRTVTMEPKPGLYEEGIWQVADQTLLNATNMRTESAEILVQEHLPNLRRYGVPVFVSITAPGIPGFRKIARFLSREARDLIAGVEVYIAQPDTGKGEELNARFVREATQAVRNELGPEATVIVKLPPWPEHIRGLALGAQAGGADALAATNLLKGLHLPDDATAAPVAGGLSGEALRPVALRCVWELAHDEYIKLPIFGTGGIFTASHVTDYLRCGASAVQVASGEWLEPGLAARLSAECGHLMPEPSQARA
- a CDS encoding phosphoribosylaminoimidazolesuccinocarboxamide synthase, with the translated sequence MNTLNHFDTPQLELLHRGKVRDSYRAPSGERLIVVTDRLSAFDSVLETPVAHKGAVLNGLAAFWFDKTQHIIPNHVISLLDPNVTLAKEAEPIRVEMVVRNYLTGSMWRGYQQGQRTFSGVTVPDGLTKHQQFPEPIVTPTTKEESDREITPENLVAEGWVTAELYEQMRVKALELFNFASQWMAERGIILVDTKYEFGLLDGELILIDEIHTPDSSRFWSAEDYAKNPEGVEQIDKEYVRQWLIANKQDGQYPRALTPEVSAEATRRYLDIYERITGAPLRTGDETAGGDVQTRLVNNLVQAGIMKSA
- a CDS encoding phosphoribosylformylglycinamidine synthase subunit PurL, yielding MDSTQRTIQLLLKPGQHDGEGQRVAEAAQRHLGLSTGRVQSTALYTVRYPVSDEQLRDFATHCLQDPVLHDVALDEFRHGSEYKSYILVAKLPGVTDDEGISAQNALGDFLNQPLDTHTQHIFSKRLYFLEHELPESSLRRLAEDLLGNKMINRFEVGPIAQIRDYTPRPGGGAESITDTVPLVGLSDEELVKLSKDNLYALNLEEMRAVRDHYTGIAEERQAAGLPQDPTDCELEIIAQTWSEHCKHKEFSAVIKYKDADTGEEFEVDSLFKTYIKNATSEVDRQLRANGNDWLIKVFSDNAGAVRINPESLFVWKVETHNSPSAIDPYGGAITGILGNNRDPLATGIGGGRLLFNTNVLCFGNPEFNGTLLSNQLHPRRIFEGVRKGIEDGGNKSGVPTVNGAIVFDDRYAGKPLVYCGTGAVMPMQLAGLDSWEKTIDAQDRIIMAGGRVGKDGIHGATFSSIELDETSPATAVQIGSPITQKLAMDFLILATRRGLIKCSTDNGAGGLSSSIGELATISGGAVVELEKVPLKYPGLRPWEIFVSESQERFSLAVEPSKMAELMALGQEMEVELTDIGYFTADGSLDVRFDGTSVAKLNMHFLHEGVPRKVLEAEWTKPTAQEPVLPTNLDYTDVLSRLLGSLNICSRESVIRQYDHEVKGRTIIKPLMGATGQAPQDAAVVRFNFESWEGVAVSNGILPRFGDLDAYHMSAGAFDEAVRQIVAVGGKLPNLSYGDGNFWSVNDNFCVPDSVYDPATNPDGKHKLAKLVRMCQALRDATAAYCIPLTSGKDSMKNDFKADGVKISVPPTVLYSMTAKIEDVRRTITSDFKQADDVVYLLGETYDELGGSEFYQLFGEIGANVPKVRFEEAKALYALMGQANDNGLIQSCHDLSDGGLAVALAEATFGHGFGADVELPATGLGLSAQLFSESHSRFVATVAPEDVVAFEQHFGARATRLGVITQDGQLTVRHGGQTVISASTAALRHEWTNGPVNRIIGFGQHEAAQS
- a CDS encoding phosphoribosylformylglycinamidine synthase subunit PurQ — translated: MEEQPKLPDLNTPPRPQHDHTAPITDADGSMQVLGFKSVNAGHESTEPLGHSTERAAAQQPVRALILTGFGINCEEEFAAAYKLAGAEPTIVHLNQVLHGHVSIHNYDILNFPGGFSFGDDLGSGVVLANKLRYRKNAEGRTLLDDIKQFIANGKFVMGICNGFQVLVKLGLLPNLSGNVTPEVTLTHNASGRYEDRWVRLKVNPKSNSPFLKGIESMEVPVRHGEGRLIIKGEETLAQIEARALNCLAYTDFDGSPTDVYPHNPNGADLNCAGLTDTTGQVFGLMPHPEAFLSLYNHPDWARRKRQNPGLSEEGDGLRLFRNIVEHVQSQHQTAATPQEASQFSS
- the pyrE gene encoding orotate phosphoribosyltransferase — its product is MTSTQPPFTSETLEQQLLQEDALLRGHFRLSSGLHSDTYVQCARFLRRPDLAAPAAAELARQIQEAGLQPDVVVGPAMGGVVIGYELARQLGVPGIFTERDDTGQMTLRRGFTIEPGQKIVIAEDVVTTGKSTNEVARVLEGLGAKVLAVASLIDRTGGKAELTFPNFALLPVTAATYAPDDCPLCRAGIPVVKPGSRPEKAFS